The following coding sequences are from one Phycisphaeraceae bacterium window:
- a CDS encoding PEP-CTERM sorting domain-containing protein (PEP-CTERM proteins occur, often in large numbers, in the proteomes of bacteria that also encode an exosortase, a predicted intramembrane cysteine proteinase. The presence of a PEP-CTERM domain at a protein's C-terminus predicts cleavage within the sorting domain, followed by covalent anchoring to some some component of the (usually Gram-negative) cell surface. Many PEP-CTERM proteins exhibit an unusual sequence composition that includes large numbers of potential glycosylation sites. Expression of one such protein has been shown restore the ability of a bacterium to form floc, a type of biofilm.): MIRLTCALALSLSFILAPASLAQEWGAQSTSGIGDIRSTGGQSNFTFDSAGGAGIPIADTELNDAVSTDFSGNGPWDRGLARGFTGLTFAGNQPNPMRSESTLTGNLSQEFKFGSFPAGAVASNGVFVSDIFLYTGNQPGTITLNYSLEGTLVDSGGFSGIADPLTFIRAQVAVFADTPQYRFLDDVPTLTLEEGATLKQDSLGNDAYDQDALFINNDTGGVKVTQTTSLTFDVVPGETFYVWQTLRTSAAFGTRSADAWGTLTGSFDQPGLVTSLSAPEPASAALLALGGLLSLRRR; this comes from the coding sequence ATGATACGCCTCACCTGCGCTCTGGCCCTTTCCCTGTCCTTCATCCTGGCCCCCGCGTCACTCGCCCAGGAATGGGGCGCTCAATCCACCAGCGGCATTGGCGACATCCGCTCCACGGGCGGACAGTCCAACTTCACTTTCGATTCAGCTGGCGGAGCGGGTATCCCGATCGCCGACACCGAGCTCAATGACGCCGTCTCAACCGACTTCTCCGGCAACGGGCCGTGGGACCGCGGACTCGCTCGCGGCTTCACCGGACTGACCTTTGCCGGCAACCAGCCCAACCCGATGCGTTCGGAATCCACCCTGACCGGCAACCTATCCCAAGAGTTCAAGTTCGGGTCGTTCCCCGCAGGCGCGGTCGCCAGCAATGGCGTGTTTGTCTCCGACATCTTCCTCTACACCGGCAATCAGCCTGGCACGATCACGCTCAACTACAGCCTCGAAGGCACCCTCGTCGACTCGGGCGGCTTCTCCGGCATCGCCGACCCCCTCACCTTCATCCGCGCCCAGGTCGCCGTCTTCGCCGACACCCCGCAGTACCGCTTCCTCGATGACGTTCCGACGCTCACCCTCGAAGAGGGCGCCACCCTCAAACAGGACAGCCTCGGCAATGACGCATACGACCAAGACGCGCTGTTCATCAACAACGACACCGGAGGTGTGAAGGTCACACAAACCACCTCGTTGACCTTCGACGTGGTCCCCGGCGAAACCTTCTACGTCTGGCAGACGCTCCGCACCAGCGCCGCCTTCGGCACCCGCTCCGCCGACGCTTGGGGCACCCTCACCGGCTCGTTCGACCAGCCGGGACTTGTCACCTCCCTGAGCGCCCCCGAGCCGGCTTCCGCCGCCCTGCTGGCGCTGGGCGGGCTCCTCTCGCTCCGCCGTCGATGA
- the lysS gene encoding lysine--tRNA ligase — MNPSATIITMAEPTPPQKPESTTSELLADRRKKLTRLRDEFAIDPYGQRVDGLVSLDTARHRYDPSADEAHKANADDDRRPMARVAGRVIQHRVMGNLIFMLLRDESGDLQIAVSKKAVGPETFRMAKAVDLADLVMAEGPLAKTKTEEITLWSTRHDGAAEGGFAVTTKSLALPPNKFQGLTDAELRYRKRYVDLYDNPEVMGVFRQRSRIIAKVRTFLTDPPAHIGDGYLEVETPMMQPIPGGAAARPFITHHNALDLELFLRIAPELYLKRLLVGGMRRVFEINRNFRNEGLSPRHNPEFTMLELYQAYGDYQSMMALTETLINTIAKETIGSKVLAFNEQQIDYALPFRRATYHELFEEHNGFPAGDMALLKNKAQELDIETDGKDADLLLSEVWEETVEQHLIQPTFVIDYPASLCPLTKQKSGKPEIAERFELYIAGMEIANAYTELNDPDVQEANFRQQIDGIDHEESTFRNVDEDFLEALRVGMPPAGGLGVGIDRLVMLMTNQRSIRDVILFPLMRPQGGNRSASEPMPENTAKAGDPA, encoded by the coding sequence ATGAACCCCTCTGCTACGATCATCACCATGGCCGAACCCACCCCGCCCCAGAAGCCCGAGTCCACCACTTCCGAGCTGCTCGCGGACCGGCGCAAGAAGCTCACGCGGCTGCGTGACGAGTTTGCTATCGACCCCTACGGCCAGCGTGTCGATGGTCTGGTGTCTCTCGACACTGCCCGACACCGCTACGACCCCAGCGCTGATGAGGCTCACAAGGCCAACGCTGATGATGACCGGCGGCCGATGGCCCGTGTCGCCGGGCGTGTGATCCAGCACCGGGTGATGGGCAACCTCATCTTTATGCTCTTGCGTGATGAGTCGGGCGACCTACAGATTGCTGTGAGCAAGAAGGCGGTCGGCCCCGAGACCTTCCGGATGGCCAAGGCCGTGGACCTCGCTGATCTGGTCATGGCCGAGGGCCCGCTGGCCAAGACCAAGACCGAGGAGATCACCCTCTGGTCGACGCGGCACGATGGCGCAGCCGAAGGCGGGTTCGCCGTCACCACCAAGAGTCTGGCGTTGCCGCCAAACAAGTTCCAGGGTCTCACGGACGCTGAGCTGAGGTATCGGAAGCGCTACGTCGATCTATATGACAACCCCGAAGTGATGGGGGTGTTTCGTCAGCGCAGCCGGATCATCGCCAAGGTCCGAACCTTCCTGACCGACCCGCCGGCGCACATCGGCGACGGCTACCTCGAAGTTGAAACGCCGATGATGCAGCCTATCCCGGGCGGGGCTGCGGCGCGACCGTTCATCACCCACCACAACGCGCTGGACCTGGAGTTGTTCCTGCGCATCGCGCCTGAGCTGTATCTCAAGAGGCTGCTGGTAGGCGGGATGCGGCGCGTGTTCGAGATCAACCGGAACTTCCGCAACGAGGGGCTCTCGCCACGGCACAACCCCGAGTTCACCATGCTCGAGCTGTACCAGGCTTACGGCGACTATCAGTCGATGATGGCCCTCACGGAGACCCTCATCAACACGATCGCCAAGGAAACGATCGGGAGCAAGGTCCTGGCGTTCAACGAACAGCAGATCGACTACGCCCTGCCCTTCCGCCGCGCGACCTATCACGAGCTGTTTGAGGAACACAACGGTTTCCCCGCTGGCGACATGGCACTTCTGAAGAACAAGGCGCAAGAACTCGACATCGAGACCGACGGTAAGGACGCTGACCTGCTGCTCTCGGAAGTCTGGGAAGAAACCGTCGAACAACACCTGATCCAACCCACGTTTGTGATCGATTACCCGGCGTCGCTCTGCCCGTTGACCAAGCAAAAGAGTGGCAAGCCCGAGATTGCCGAGCGGTTCGAGCTCTACATCGCGGGGATGGAAATCGCCAACGCCTACACCGAACTCAACGATCCGGATGTGCAGGAGGCCAACTTCCGCCAGCAGATTGACGGTATCGATCATGAGGAGTCGACCTTCCGGAACGTGGATGAGGACTTCCTCGAAGCGCTGCGCGTCGGGATGCCTCCCGCTGGCGGGCTGGGCGTCGGCATCGATCGGCTGGTGATGCTGATGACCAACCAGCGTTCGATCCGTGACGTGATCCTGTTCCCATTGATGCGGCCCCAAGGCGGGAACCGTTCGGCATCGGAACCCATGCCCGAGAACACCGCCAAGGCAGGCGATCCTGCGTGA
- the gnd gene encoding decarboxylating NADP(+)-dependent phosphogluconate dehydrogenase has product MASKSTPKDGLADIGLIGLAVMGQNLILNMADHGYTVAVFNRTTSKVDDFIAEAREKEPSHARLIGTKTIEAFVSSIRRPRKIVLLVQAGKATDATIDSVLPYLEKGDIVIDGGNALWTDTIRREKDLSAKGLHFIGSGVSGGETGARFGPSLMPGGSKEAWKQLEPIWKAIAAKVDRKTGKPIEVNTPGKVARGGEPCTVHVGENGAGHYVKMVHNGIEYIDMQLICEAYMLMKSLLGMKPDAMSKVFAKWNKGDLDSFLIEITADILQQKDPKNPRKFLVDCVLDTAGQKGTGKWTATNALDLGIPANAIAEAVFARCISAIKDERIVASKALKGPKAPRLPMSKEKAVNAIRDALYCSKICAYAQGFQLMAEAANEYNWKLNFGAIAKIFRGGCIIRARFLQKITEAYAKDRKLQNLMLDPYFKSALHKSQANWRSVVAMATHAGVPVPAFSSALSYYDGYRTEVLPANLLQAQRDYFGAHTFERLDAKRGEFFHVDWPEPDRPMNKV; this is encoded by the coding sequence TTGGCAAGCAAATCCACCCCCAAAGACGGTCTGGCAGACATCGGCCTCATCGGTCTCGCCGTCATGGGTCAGAACCTCATCCTCAACATGGCCGACCACGGCTACACCGTCGCGGTCTTTAACCGCACCACCTCCAAGGTCGATGACTTCATCGCCGAGGCCCGCGAAAAAGAGCCGTCGCACGCCCGGCTGATCGGCACCAAGACCATTGAGGCGTTCGTCTCGTCGATCCGCCGGCCGCGCAAGATCGTCCTGCTGGTTCAGGCTGGCAAAGCCACCGACGCCACCATCGACTCGGTCCTCCCCTACCTCGAGAAGGGCGACATCGTGATCGACGGCGGGAACGCCCTCTGGACCGACACCATCCGCCGGGAGAAAGACCTGTCCGCCAAAGGCCTGCACTTCATCGGCTCGGGCGTCTCGGGTGGCGAGACCGGCGCACGATTCGGCCCATCCCTTATGCCCGGCGGGTCCAAAGAAGCCTGGAAGCAGCTCGAGCCGATCTGGAAGGCCATCGCCGCGAAGGTCGATCGAAAGACCGGCAAGCCCATCGAGGTCAACACGCCCGGCAAGGTCGCCAGAGGTGGGGAGCCCTGCACCGTCCACGTCGGCGAAAATGGCGCGGGCCACTACGTCAAGATGGTCCACAATGGCATCGAGTACATCGATATGCAGCTCATCTGTGAGGCTTACATGCTGATGAAATCTCTGCTGGGCATGAAGCCCGACGCGATGAGCAAGGTCTTCGCCAAGTGGAACAAGGGCGATCTCGATTCGTTCCTGATCGAGATCACCGCCGACATCCTCCAGCAGAAAGACCCCAAGAACCCGCGCAAGTTCCTGGTTGACTGCGTTCTCGATACCGCAGGGCAAAAAGGCACCGGCAAGTGGACCGCCACCAACGCTCTTGACCTGGGCATCCCCGCCAACGCCATCGCCGAAGCCGTCTTCGCCCGATGCATCTCCGCCATCAAAGACGAGCGCATCGTCGCCAGCAAAGCCCTCAAGGGCCCCAAGGCACCCCGCCTGCCCATGAGCAAGGAGAAGGCCGTCAACGCCATCCGCGATGCGCTCTACTGCTCGAAGATCTGCGCCTACGCTCAGGGTTTCCAGCTCATGGCCGAAGCCGCCAACGAATACAACTGGAAACTCAACTTCGGCGCCATCGCCAAGATCTTCCGGGGCGGGTGCATCATCCGCGCCCGGTTCCTCCAGAAGATCACCGAGGCCTACGCCAAGGACCGCAAGCTCCAGAACCTCATGCTCGATCCCTACTTCAAGTCCGCCCTGCACAAGAGCCAGGCCAACTGGCGCTCGGTCGTCGCGATGGCGACCCACGCTGGCGTCCCGGTCCCCGCCTTCTCCTCGGCTCTGAGCTACTACGACGGCTACCGCACCGAAGTCCTCCCGGCGAACCTGCTCCAAGCCCAACGCGACTACTTTGGTGCCCACACTTTCGAGCGACTCGACGCCAAGCGCGGCGAGTTCTTTCACGTCGACTGGCCCGAGCCCGACCGGCCCATGAATAAAGTTTAA
- the rplS gene encoding 50S ribosomal protein L19, translating into MSDAIMQAVQASQLKSDLPTVNVGDTVNVHVRIIEGAKERIQVFSGVVMKLQGKGLERNMMVRRIVANEGVERTFPLHSPRVAAIEILRHGHTRRSRLYYLRDRVGKSRRLRDRRRGLKNVTGVIEASTLKGSKAEIMTKPAEDAS; encoded by the coding sequence ATGAGCGACGCGATCATGCAGGCCGTGCAGGCCTCACAACTCAAAAGCGACCTGCCCACCGTCAACGTGGGTGACACCGTGAATGTTCACGTGCGCATCATCGAGGGGGCCAAGGAGCGGATCCAGGTCTTCTCGGGTGTCGTCATGAAGCTGCAGGGCAAGGGCCTTGAGCGGAACATGATGGTCCGGCGGATTGTCGCCAACGAGGGTGTTGAGCGAACCTTTCCGCTGCACTCCCCGCGTGTGGCTGCGATCGAGATCCTTCGTCACGGGCACACTCGTCGCTCGCGTCTGTATTACCTCCGGGATCGCGTCGGCAAGTCCCGCCGGCTCCGCGATCGCCGTCGCGGCTTGAAGAACGTCACGGGCGTGATCGAAGCCTCGACCCTCAAGGGTTCCAAGGCCGAGATCATGACCAAGCCAGCAGAGGACGCGAGCTAA
- a CDS encoding FtsX-like permease family protein has translation MSDHSPESTAAGADDGDKDSGVAGLVLGLTADLAVTVAKLIALTVGVLALIGVIAGVFLLAGNLLSEDYGGMVLWGAPVAALLLFLVVSLRGGVYQHTMVRRYLRRRLPPLFAALTVMLCTAMVIIVISVMGGFIDLLSESIRKLSGDVIVTSYAQEGFPYYDAYIQRIEALPEVRAAAPSIGAYGLVRFRGQTLTVQVQGIDPSRLNRVLDFEQTLYWKTEDYLREFDAYVDSFPELSDQGREVARRQREQLEQSDPVQAGMTMTPPATWQLPETDPLPGLVMGVEVNPFSQRDPTGQYVFKDRSLEQEVTLTVVPITRSGALLDPAVRRMVVVNEFKSGHHEVDANRVYAPFELVQQMLRMDAASRVDPETGEPTGDIIPARTSEILIKAADGVSPEAAADAVRLAIAEAQIDLGSAHSLYVLTWQQRYARILTAVQNEKGMVTFLFVIISIVAVVMVAVTFYMTVLSNIRDIGVIRAVGASRLGILNIFLGYGLAIGTVGAALGFALGASIVINLNEIQDVIYALSGWRMWDPQTYFFDSIPNKINPAETLAIVLGAILSSVVGAALPAIMAARLDPVEALRHE, from the coding sequence GTGAGCGACCACTCGCCCGAATCAACGGCAGCTGGCGCCGATGACGGTGACAAGGACTCCGGCGTCGCCGGTCTTGTTCTGGGTCTCACCGCTGACCTCGCCGTGACGGTTGCGAAGTTGATCGCCTTGACTGTTGGCGTGCTGGCTTTGATCGGCGTCATCGCCGGGGTGTTTCTTCTTGCGGGGAACCTGCTCTCGGAAGACTACGGCGGCATGGTGCTCTGGGGAGCACCCGTCGCCGCGTTGCTGCTGTTTCTCGTCGTCTCACTCCGAGGCGGGGTGTACCAGCACACGATGGTCCGGCGTTATCTGCGCAGGAGGCTCCCGCCTCTCTTCGCCGCGCTGACGGTCATGCTCTGCACCGCCATGGTGATCATCGTCATCTCGGTGATGGGTGGGTTCATTGATCTGCTGAGCGAGTCCATCCGCAAGCTCTCGGGTGATGTCATCGTCACGTCTTATGCTCAAGAGGGTTTTCCTTACTACGACGCGTACATCCAGCGGATCGAGGCCTTGCCCGAAGTTCGGGCCGCGGCGCCGAGTATTGGTGCTTACGGGCTTGTTCGCTTCAGGGGACAGACCCTGACGGTGCAGGTCCAGGGCATCGACCCGTCACGACTGAATCGCGTGCTCGATTTCGAGCAAACGCTGTACTGGAAGACCGAGGACTATCTTCGTGAGTTTGATGCTTATGTCGATTCCTTCCCGGAGCTCTCGGATCAGGGCCGGGAAGTTGCCAGGCGGCAACGCGAGCAGCTCGAGCAGTCGGACCCGGTGCAAGCGGGTATGACGATGACCCCGCCAGCCACCTGGCAGCTCCCGGAGACTGACCCGCTTCCCGGTCTGGTCATGGGGGTCGAGGTCAACCCGTTTAGTCAGCGCGACCCGACTGGCCAGTATGTCTTCAAAGACCGATCGCTGGAACAGGAAGTCACGCTTACCGTTGTGCCTATCACGCGGTCCGGTGCCTTGCTCGACCCGGCGGTGCGCCGGATGGTCGTGGTCAACGAGTTCAAGTCCGGGCACCACGAGGTCGATGCCAACCGCGTCTACGCTCCCTTCGAGCTCGTCCAGCAGATGCTGCGGATGGACGCTGCGAGCCGTGTGGATCCCGAGACCGGTGAGCCCACCGGCGACATCATTCCGGCGCGGACCTCCGAGATCCTGATCAAGGCCGCGGACGGCGTCAGTCCCGAAGCCGCCGCTGACGCTGTGCGCCTCGCCATCGCCGAGGCACAGATTGACCTGGGATCGGCGCACTCTTTGTATGTGCTGACCTGGCAGCAACGCTACGCGCGCATTCTGACTGCGGTGCAGAACGAAAAGGGCATGGTGACGTTCCTGTTTGTGATCATCTCGATTGTTGCGGTGGTCATGGTCGCGGTGACCTTCTATATGACTGTGCTCTCGAACATCCGCGACATCGGCGTGATCCGTGCGGTCGGGGCTTCTCGGCTCGGCATCCTCAACATCTTCCTCGGCTACGGACTGGCGATCGGCACCGTTGGCGCTGCGCTGGGCTTTGCTCTTGGTGCCTCGATCGTCATCAACCTCAACGAGATTCAGGACGTGATCTACGCGCTGTCGGGCTGGCGGATGTGGGACCCGCAGACGTACTTCTTCGACAGCATCCCGAACAAGATCAACCCGGCTGAAACCCTGGCCATTGTGCTTGGTGCCATTCTTTCCTCGGTCGTCGGAGCGGCTCTCCCCGCCATCATGGCCGCTCGACTCGATCCTGTGGAGGCGCTACGGCATGAGTAA
- a CDS encoding ABC transporter ATP-binding protein produces MSKLAASNLSKTFRSGTRRLHVLGEVSLAVETGEWVTILGRSGSGKSTLLHLLGGLDHPDAGSVAFDDQDIRTIGINRFRNTHVGFVFQAYHLLAELSAIENVLIAAMIGPSPLTWGLKRRRARAHARHLLERMGLADRINHRVEKLSGGERQRVAIARALINQPALLLADEPTGNLDAQTSAEILDLMRDLHAEGQTIVMVTHDQTVARAADRRLTLKEGTLIGSHE; encoded by the coding sequence ATGAGTAAGCTCGCCGCCTCGAACCTCTCGAAGACCTTTCGATCGGGAACCCGGCGGCTGCATGTTCTCGGCGAGGTCTCTCTGGCCGTCGAAACCGGTGAGTGGGTAACGATTCTCGGTCGCTCGGGGTCGGGGAAATCGACGCTGCTGCATCTGTTGGGCGGGCTGGATCACCCTGATGCTGGCAGCGTCGCCTTCGACGATCAGGACATCCGTACGATCGGAATCAACCGTTTTCGCAACACGCATGTCGGCTTTGTCTTCCAGGCGTATCACCTGCTGGCTGAACTCTCGGCGATCGAGAACGTGCTGATCGCCGCCATGATCGGCCCGTCGCCGCTGACCTGGGGGCTCAAACGACGCCGGGCTCGCGCCCACGCCCGTCATCTCCTCGAACGGATGGGGCTTGCGGACCGCATCAACCATCGCGTCGAGAAACTCTCCGGCGGCGAGCGGCAACGCGTCGCCATCGCGCGTGCCCTCATCAACCAGCCCGCCCTGCTGCTGGCTGATGAGCCTACGGGGAATCTCGACGCGCAGACGTCCGCTGAAATTCTCGACCTGATGCGCGATCTTCACGCTGAAGGTCAGACCATCGTGATGGTGACGCACGACCAGACCGTGGCCCGAGCCGCCGATCGACGCCTGACCCTCAAGGAGGGTACTCTGATAGGTAGCCATGAATGA
- the trmD gene encoding tRNA (guanosine(37)-N1)-methyltransferase TrmD, with protein sequence MTTRIDILTLFPEMFDAALGSSILRRAAESVAHPADPSRVRAPVVSYHLTNIRDHTEDRHQKVDQPPFGGGPGMVIQCQPVFDAVRHAEGQDARPARRVLMTPQGQPLTQALATELSKEPRVLILAGHYEGIDQRVIDALDPITEVSLGDYVLSGGELPAMVLIDAIVRLLPGALGDDQSATEDSFTGDHANLLEGPVYTRPRTWQGRDVPEVLLAGDHGKIAAWRQEQALVRTRARRPDLLGHHTPGTTAPPVVLRTPRASDSSAILGLAGTIDPAGGLADRLTVLFKADEFIDSRLATQAGRVVAFAGLLPATLVEEPSRRGLLAFHPLLIAPEVDGDALSAVLIEELTAAADQAGATATLIESECAPAGYAPASDHQIIAKDHLEKGLWLCIHRSQRMESLRGPVHWPPAGG encoded by the coding sequence ATGACCACTCGCATCGACATTTTGACGCTCTTCCCAGAGATGTTCGACGCTGCTTTGGGTTCGAGCATTCTCCGCCGGGCTGCTGAGTCGGTGGCCCATCCGGCGGACCCGAGCCGTGTCCGCGCGCCGGTCGTGAGCTATCACCTCACCAACATCCGGGACCACACTGAGGACAGGCATCAGAAGGTTGATCAGCCGCCGTTTGGCGGGGGTCCGGGCATGGTGATCCAGTGTCAGCCTGTTTTTGATGCGGTCCGTCATGCCGAGGGGCAGGACGCGCGTCCGGCGCGTCGGGTGCTGATGACGCCTCAGGGCCAGCCGCTGACTCAGGCACTCGCCACGGAGCTCTCGAAGGAGCCTCGTGTGCTGATCCTCGCCGGTCACTATGAGGGCATCGACCAGCGTGTGATCGACGCTCTGGACCCGATCACGGAGGTGTCGCTGGGCGACTACGTTCTCTCGGGCGGAGAGCTGCCGGCAATGGTGCTGATTGATGCGATCGTGAGGCTGCTGCCCGGTGCACTCGGCGATGACCAGTCCGCGACGGAGGACAGCTTCACCGGCGACCACGCCAACCTGCTTGAAGGACCGGTCTACACGCGCCCCCGCACCTGGCAGGGGCGGGATGTGCCGGAGGTTCTGCTCGCTGGTGATCACGGCAAGATCGCCGCCTGGCGGCAGGAACAGGCCCTTGTACGCACTCGTGCGCGCAGGCCTGATCTCTTGGGGCACCACACGCCGGGCACGACCGCCCCGCCGGTGGTCCTGCGGACCCCGCGTGCCTCGGACAGCTCAGCCATTCTCGGGCTTGCCGGGACGATTGATCCTGCTGGCGGGCTCGCCGATCGACTCACGGTGCTCTTCAAAGCGGACGAGTTCATCGATTCCCGACTGGCCACGCAGGCCGGTCGCGTCGTCGCTTTTGCCGGGTTGCTGCCAGCGACGCTCGTTGAGGAGCCCTCCCGCAGGGGTCTGCTTGCGTTTCACCCCCTGCTGATTGCCCCGGAAGTCGATGGTGACGCCCTCAGCGCAGTGTTGATTGAGGAACTGACCGCCGCCGCTGACCAGGCAGGGGCGACGGCGACGTTGATCGAATCAGAGTGTGCGCCCGCTGGCTACGCCCCTGCCTCAGACCACCAGATCATCGCTAAAGACCATCTTGAAAAGGGTTTATGGCTCTGTATTCACCGCTCTCAGCGCATGGAGAGCCTCCGGGGCCCGGTCCACTGGCCCCCCGCTGGCGGTTGA
- a CDS encoding DUF5009 domain-containing protein yields the protein MNESPDPLRRGPDDQPGDPQPDKRDPLAVPGDSDQPQPIGGPEPVDPNAREQPVAPEPAYQGEVQRDLPQGYALSDIGESAKASTADTPAAAAPEMIEQKQQAPKPSRPIGVMRSYAVDALRGIAILGMCLSGIVPNGLWNGMYHGYYPRFLPAEYHHDAQPDPGATNTEALEASLDVPVVDPALTDQAAEVWPAVSDPGAFYADWPSFTWVDWVFPLFLFAMGVAIPLAYYGRRAKGASWWAYPFSTVWRFVVLVGFAIYVRQVTPYFIDNPPTFGTWCLGLIAFLIPFAVFARIPKGATYGAWINLRLLGVGAAIALLAYINGRPGHSFSWGNYDIIILLLAWASLATSLIWYVARAIPGLTLIIGLPFAFIAHHQSMKAEWRIFSPSPDGVANNIGDRINTLVEPIWSAPWLDLRWLNNHIPGKLPDALLDLSPLYNFGYFKFVWITVAGTIIGDIIISRARKAANEPEETVERWGYARITAISILMLLTIIGTFVGLKDYATPFVDLGFISIDTPYASLLVLFPLALTIFLVQPATDLWDRHVRVLTWWGSAWLVIGLLLAIVPSGVETMRFAFLEGGVSKGPPSTLSWYCLSLGLGILLVAWWTMWVDAREIRWPLGLLIANGQNPMLAYIAIRNLLAPLVALPLLAPFISDPSLQSLNAWANDYFTPGGPWSLFLWALAQTLALAIVVWVFTRARLVWRS from the coding sequence ATGAATGAATCACCTGATCCCCTAAGACGTGGCCCCGACGACCAGCCCGGCGATCCTCAGCCCGACAAGCGAGACCCCCTCGCCGTCCCTGGCGACTCGGATCAACCGCAACCCATCGGCGGGCCCGAGCCTGTGGACCCCAACGCCCGTGAGCAACCCGTTGCTCCCGAGCCCGCGTATCAGGGCGAGGTCCAGCGGGATCTTCCGCAGGGCTACGCTTTGTCAGACATCGGTGAATCGGCGAAAGCCTCGACAGCCGATACGCCCGCCGCCGCCGCTCCCGAGATGATCGAGCAGAAGCAGCAGGCTCCCAAGCCATCGAGGCCCATCGGGGTCATGCGCTCCTACGCCGTCGACGCCCTGCGCGGGATCGCCATCCTTGGCATGTGCCTCTCCGGGATCGTCCCCAATGGACTCTGGAACGGCATGTACCACGGCTACTATCCCCGGTTCCTCCCGGCTGAGTATCACCACGATGCGCAGCCCGATCCGGGAGCGACCAACACCGAAGCGCTCGAGGCCTCGCTCGACGTCCCCGTGGTCGATCCGGCCCTCACCGATCAAGCGGCGGAGGTGTGGCCTGCGGTCTCGGACCCCGGAGCCTTCTACGCGGACTGGCCCTCATTTACCTGGGTCGACTGGGTGTTCCCGCTCTTCCTGTTTGCGATGGGGGTCGCGATCCCGCTGGCCTACTACGGCCGCAGGGCCAAAGGCGCATCGTGGTGGGCTTATCCGTTTAGCACGGTCTGGCGCTTCGTTGTCCTTGTCGGTTTCGCCATCTACGTCAGGCAAGTCACGCCCTACTTCATCGATAATCCGCCGACCTTCGGCACCTGGTGCCTGGGGCTCATCGCGTTCCTGATCCCGTTCGCTGTCTTTGCGCGAATCCCCAAGGGCGCGACTTACGGTGCCTGGATCAACCTCCGGCTGCTCGGTGTCGGTGCCGCGATCGCGCTGCTCGCTTATATCAACGGTCGCCCCGGTCACAGCTTTAGCTGGGGCAACTACGACATCATCATCCTCCTGCTGGCCTGGGCCTCCCTGGCCACCTCCCTCATCTGGTATGTGGCCCGCGCCATCCCGGGACTCACCCTCATCATCGGCCTGCCGTTCGCCTTCATCGCGCACCATCAGTCGATGAAAGCCGAGTGGCGTATCTTCTCTCCCAGCCCCGACGGCGTGGCTAACAACATCGGGGACCGGATCAATACCCTTGTCGAGCCCATCTGGTCAGCCCCGTGGCTCGACCTCCGCTGGCTGAATAATCACATCCCCGGCAAGCTCCCCGATGCGCTGCTCGATCTCTCTCCGCTCTACAACTTCGGCTATTTCAAGTTCGTCTGGATCACCGTCGCGGGCACCATCATCGGCGACATCATCATCTCCCGGGCTCGCAAGGCGGCCAATGAGCCCGAAGAGACTGTCGAACGCTGGGGCTATGCCCGCATCACCGCCATCTCGATCCTGATGCTGCTCACCATCATCGGAACCTTTGTGGGACTCAAGGACTACGCCACCCCCTTTGTCGATCTCGGTTTCATCTCGATCGACACGCCTTATGCCTCGCTGCTGGTGCTCTTCCCGCTTGCGCTGACGATCTTTCTGGTCCAGCCCGCGACCGATCTCTGGGACCGTCACGTCCGGGTGCTGACGTGGTGGGGCAGCGCGTGGCTGGTGATCGGTCTGCTGCTCGCCATCGTGCCCTCGGGCGTCGAGACGATGCGTTTCGCCTTCCTCGAAGGCGGGGTCTCCAAGGGTCCGCCCTCGACGCTGAGCTGGTACTGCCTGAGCCTCGGTCTAGGCATTCTGCTCGTCGCCTGGTGGACGATGTGGGTTGATGCCCGAGAGATCCGCTGGCCCCTCGGGCTGCTGATCGCCAACGGCCAGAACCCGATGCTCGCCTACATCGCAATCCGCAACCTGCTCGCGCCCCTGGTCGCGCTGCCGCTGCTGGCGCCTTTCATCTCCGACCCCAGCCTCCAGTCCCTCAACGCCTGGGCCAATGACTACTTCACCCCTGGCGGGCCGTGGTCGCTGTTCCTCTGGGCGCTGGCGCAGACCCTCGCACTGGCCATCGTGGTGTGGGTATTTACCCGCGCGAGACTTGTCTGGCGGAGCTAG